The following are encoded together in the Macrobrachium rosenbergii isolate ZJJX-2024 chromosome 21, ASM4041242v1, whole genome shotgun sequence genome:
- the LOC136850211 gene encoding proteoglycan 4-like, with product MCDSTLPLRMGCAVRLVISIGLATVLLGLPNSKGEEFVYKVLPPVYNTGKPPPTPVPHPPYIPPTQDLSNHPSSPFLPPDPQPPPSTHPQPPPSTHPPQTQPPPSPHPPSPPPPPPPPLPTHTLLPTQPQPSAHSTLSQRPPPTPRHVHQPPQPPPPPTIPPPPFRDSFHPQVPSALPPRPPLIVTHSNPQTVSGLSTSFSHSNIGHTLPATSQNYRFLESTTPVQPHIKDDQWVPLTPSHHMPVTSPTQHYQENTPAFKSPLTTIAHELATTKAAKNKPTTSKLHKTTVTSKRPEITTTQKLPPPTVHKLPKTAATHKPAAGAKELTAITPEAPPTSTTIELSTVTTTLKSPVPITTQKLPDPTTSNKPPKPPTQIKTDSTTTPKARRQPSNKSKFTRKNEATRKTAEVIYKPSEMPLDPNLIYHEVWKDWSQKL from the exons ATGTGCGACAGCACACTTCCCCTCAGGATGGGCTGTGCCGTCAGATTG GTTATATCAATAGGACTGGCAACGGTGCTCCTTGGTCTCCCAAATTCTAAAGGAGAAGAGTTCGTCTACAAAGTTCTACCTCCAGTATATAATACAGGAAAGCCTCCTCCTACGCCTGTCCCCCATCCGCCATACATACCACCTACTCAAGATCTCTCAAACCATCCGTCGTCTCCTTTCCTACCACCCGATCCGCAACCTCCTCCTTCAACCCATCCGCAACCTCCTCCTTCAACTCATCCGCCCCAAACGCAACCTCCTCCTTCACCCCATCCACCCTCACcaccgccgcctcctcctcctcctcttcctacccaCACACTTCTACCCACGCAGCCACAACCGTCAGCCCATTCAACCCTATCCCAACGGCCGCCACCTACTCCCCGACATGTACATCAACCCCCACAGCCACCTCCACCCCCAACAATCCCACCACCACCATTCAGGGACTCCTTCCATCCCCAGGTCCCAAGTGCCCTTCCACCGCGGCCTCCTCTTATCGTCACTCATTCAAACCCGCAGACGGTTTCAGGCCTCTCAACATCGTTTTCGCACTCTAACATAGGACATACGCTCCCCGCTACTTCTCAAAACTACAGGTTCCTAGAATCTACAACACCAGTCCAACCACATATAAAAGATGATCAGTGGGTACCTCTGACACCTTCCCACCACATGCCTGTTACCTCTCCAACTCAACACTACCAAGAAAATACTCCAGCCTTCAAATCACCCCTCACCACTATTGCCCACGAGCTCGCCACAACCAAGGCTGCTAAAAACAAGCCTACAACTTCAAAGCTGCACAAGACTACAGTTACCAGTAAAAGGCCAGAAATCACAACTACGCAGAAGTTACCGCCACCTACAGTACATAAGCTGCCGAAAACTGCAGCAACTCACAAGCCAGCGGCAGGTGCCAAAGAATTAACGGCAATCACTCCAGAGGCACCACCAACTTCAACAACGATTGAGCTATCAACAGTAACAACTACCCTAAAGTCCCCAGTACCTATCACTACCCAAAAATTACCAGATCCTACAACATCTAATAAACCACCGAAGCCACCAACTCAGATTAAAACCGATTCGACGACTACTCCAAAGGCTAGAAGGCAGCCATCCAACAAATCCAAATTCACAAGGAAGAATGAGGCAACAAGGAAAACCGCTGAAGTCATTTACAAGCCATCAGAGATGCCCCTTGATCCGAATTTAATTTACCATGAGGTATGGAAAGATTGGTCTCAGAAGCTGTAA